The Chryseobacterium geocarposphaerae genome window below encodes:
- a CDS encoding acetyl-CoA C-acyltransferase: protein MKEVFIVSAVRTPMGSFMGSLSTVPATKLGSVAVKGALDKIGLDPKLVQEIYMGNVLQAGEGQAPARQVALGAGLSIETPSTTVNKVCASGMKAVSMAAQAIKAGDADIIVAGGMENMSSVPHYYNARNATKLGDVKMLDGMVIDGLTDVYNKVHMGVCAEKCATDYNISREEQDNFAIESYKRSAKAWSEGKFAEEVVPVSIPQRKGEPVIFAEDEEYKAVSFDRIPTLPTVFKKEEGTVTAANASTLNDGASALILVSKEKMGELGLKPLARIVSYADAAQAPEDFTTAPSKALPIALKKAGLELTDIDFFEFNEAFSVVGLANNKILGLDASKVNVNGGAVALGHPLGSSGSRIIVTLINVLKQNNAKYGAAAICNGGGGASAIVIENM, encoded by the coding sequence ATGAAAGAGGTATTCATTGTTTCCGCAGTAAGAACTCCTATGGGAAGCTTTATGGGAAGCTTATCAACAGTTCCGGCTACAAAATTAGGATCTGTGGCTGTAAAAGGAGCATTAGATAAAATTGGTCTTGACCCGAAATTGGTTCAGGAAATCTATATGGGAAATGTGTTACAGGCAGGAGAAGGACAGGCTCCGGCTCGTCAGGTAGCTTTAGGAGCTGGGCTTTCTATTGAAACACCTTCTACTACAGTAAATAAAGTTTGTGCTTCAGGAATGAAAGCTGTTTCTATGGCTGCGCAGGCAATTAAAGCAGGAGATGCAGACATAATCGTTGCCGGAGGTATGGAAAATATGTCTTCAGTTCCTCACTACTATAATGCAAGAAATGCTACAAAACTAGGAGATGTAAAAATGTTGGACGGAATGGTTATTGACGGACTTACAGACGTTTACAACAAAGTTCATATGGGAGTTTGTGCAGAGAAATGTGCTACTGACTATAATATTTCAAGAGAAGAGCAGGATAATTTTGCTATTGAGTCTTACAAAAGATCAGCAAAAGCTTGGAGCGAAGGAAAATTCGCAGAAGAAGTAGTTCCGGTTTCCATTCCTCAAAGAAAAGGAGAACCTGTTATTTTTGCTGAAGATGAAGAATATAAGGCTGTAAGTTTTGACAGAATTCCGACTCTTCCGACTGTTTTCAAAAAAGAAGAAGGTACGGTAACGGCAGCTAATGCGTCCACTCTTAATGACGGAGCTTCTGCTTTGATCCTTGTTTCTAAAGAAAAAATGGGAGAATTAGGTCTGAAGCCTTTGGCAAGAATCGTTTCTTATGCTGATGCGGCTCAGGCGCCTGAAGATTTCACGACTGCACCTTCAAAAGCATTACCAATTGCTCTTAAAAAAGCTGGATTAGAGCTTACGGATATAGATTTCTTCGAATTTAATGAAGCATTTTCTGTAGTAGGCTTGGCAAATAATAAAATTTTAGGATTAGACGCTTCTAAAGTAAATGTAAACGGAGGAGCAGTAGCTCTTGGTCACCCACTTGGAAGTTCAGGTTCTAGAATAATTGTTACTCTGATCAATGTTTTAAAACAAAATAACGCTAAATATGGTGCTGCAGCGATCTGTAATGGTGGTGGTGGTGCTTCGGCGATTGTTATTGAGAATATGTAA
- a CDS encoding RNA polymerase sigma factor codes for MKNLEENFKLAKKQDRRGQKALYEMFSAKMLAISNSYVNNLHDAEDILMNSFFICFSKIDECREWKSFQFWLRKIVVNNSINFIRKNKNILYTDVEINAIGNVYEDWEEIEEINMEEIFSKMPDGYRLIFNLYVFEEKKHHEIAEILNISEGTSKSQLSKSKKWIADFLKQKKDEQQYAK; via the coding sequence ATGAAGAATTTAGAAGAGAATTTTAAACTGGCAAAAAAACAGGATCGGAGAGGGCAGAAAGCGCTTTACGAAATGTTCTCGGCGAAAATGTTGGCTATTTCAAATTCTTACGTCAATAATCTTCATGATGCAGAAGATATCCTAATGAATTCTTTTTTCATCTGCTTTTCAAAAATTGATGAGTGTAGAGAGTGGAAAAGCTTTCAATTCTGGCTGAGGAAAATCGTAGTCAATAATTCGATAAACTTCATCAGGAAAAATAAAAATATCCTTTACACAGATGTTGAAATAAATGCAATTGGGAATGTTTATGAAGATTGGGAAGAAATAGAAGAAATTAATATGGAGGAGATTTTTTCTAAAATGCCGGATGGATACAGACTGATCTTCAATTTATATGTGTTTGAAGAGAAAAAACATCATGAAATTGCGGAAATTCTCAATATTTCTGAAGGCACAAGCAAAAGCCAGTTGAGTAAATCTAAAAAATGGATTGCAGATTTTTTAAAACAAAAGAAAGATGAACAACAATATGCTAAATAA
- a CDS encoding nucleoside permease yields MNLKLRLTILSFLQFFVWGAWLITMANFWFGTKHWDGAQFGAVFGTMGIASIFMPTITGIIADRWVNAERIFSALHILYGIVLFFLPHSADPNSFFSVMLIAMCFYMPTIALANSISYTILKNSSLDVVKDFPPIRVWGTIGFIVAMWITNLTGNKATEGQFYIAGGVAIFLGIYALTLPKCPPQKLIDKNAPLSEQLGLNAFKLFKDYKTALFFLFSMLLGAALQLTNAYGDVFLSEFEHFPKYADSFVVQRSTIIMSISQVSETLFILAIPFFLKKFGIKMVMLMSMLAWVLRFGFFAYGIPEGFGLGLIILSCIVYGMAFDFFNISGSLFVETTTDKKIRSSAQGLFMMMTNGFGAVFGSYAAGWAIDKFFTHKFTTASSLSSYLETTPDNPTFLGILKKSFNAVVNPDGTLSSIVMVKDWHNIWLSFAAYALILAVLFAVLFKHKHNPEELADVKH; encoded by the coding sequence ATGAATTTAAAATTACGTCTGACCATCCTCAGCTTTTTACAGTTCTTCGTTTGGGGAGCGTGGCTGATTACGATGGCTAACTTCTGGTTTGGCACAAAACATTGGGACGGAGCACAGTTTGGGGCTGTTTTCGGGACCATGGGAATTGCTTCCATTTTTATGCCAACCATCACCGGGATTATTGCCGATCGCTGGGTAAATGCAGAGAGAATTTTTTCGGCTTTACATATTCTTTACGGAATTGTGCTTTTCTTTTTGCCACACTCTGCAGACCCCAATTCTTTTTTCTCGGTAATGCTTATAGCGATGTGTTTTTACATGCCTACCATTGCTTTGGCAAACTCTATTTCTTATACTATTTTAAAGAACAGCTCTTTGGATGTTGTAAAAGATTTCCCGCCAATCCGTGTTTGGGGAACCATTGGATTTATTGTAGCAATGTGGATTACCAACCTTACAGGAAATAAAGCTACAGAAGGACAGTTTTACATTGCGGGTGGTGTTGCTATTTTCTTAGGAATTTATGCTTTAACCTTACCAAAATGTCCTCCTCAAAAGTTAATTGATAAAAATGCACCTTTATCAGAACAATTGGGTTTAAATGCTTTTAAATTATTTAAAGATTATAAGACAGCATTATTTTTCTTGTTCTCTATGTTATTGGGAGCAGCTTTACAGCTAACCAATGCTTATGGTGATGTTTTTCTGAGTGAATTTGAGCATTTCCCGAAATATGCAGATTCTTTCGTTGTACAAAGATCAACGATCATTATGTCCATTTCTCAGGTTTCGGAAACCTTATTTATCCTGGCTATTCCTTTCTTTTTAAAGAAATTCGGAATTAAAATGGTAATGCTGATGTCTATGTTGGCCTGGGTATTAAGATTCGGATTTTTCGCTTACGGAATTCCGGAAGGATTTGGTTTAGGATTGATTATTCTTTCCTGTATTGTTTACGGAATGGCTTTCGATTTCTTTAATATTTCAGGATCCCTTTTCGTAGAAACGACTACTGATAAGAAGATACGTTCTTCTGCTCAGGGACTTTTCATGATGATGACCAATGGCTTTGGAGCTGTTTTCGGAAGTTATGCTGCAGGTTGGGCAATTGATAAATTTTTTACCCATAAATTTACGACAGCATCATCTTTATCATCCTATTTGGAAACAACACCGGATAACCCTACCTTTCTGGGAATACTGAAAAAGAGCTTTAATGCTGTTGTTAATCCTGACGGAACATTATCTTCTATTGTAATGGTAAAAGACTGGCACAATATATGGCTTTCTTTTGCTGCTTATGCTTTGATACTTGCCGTTTTATTTGCGGTTTTATTTAAACATAAACACAACCCTGAAGAATTAGCTGATGTAAAGCATTAA
- a CDS encoding bifunctional nuclease family protein, translating into MDYKQLIIRGISYSQTQSGAYALLLEHEETHIKLPVVIGNFEAQSISLGLEKDIHPPRPLTHDLFTKFIVSANYELVSVIIYQIVDGVFFSNINFKNKATEEELILDARTSDAVAMAVRFDAPIFTTQQVLNEAGILLELEEVAKEEQSFSETVSTEDNLRSVSMEELQKLLDEAVKEEDYDTALEIQEEIKRRKKKID; encoded by the coding sequence TAATTATTCGCGGAATATCGTACAGCCAGACCCAATCAGGTGCGTACGCATTATTATTGGAACATGAAGAAACACATATAAAATTACCTGTTGTTATAGGAAACTTCGAGGCACAATCCATTTCTCTTGGTCTGGAGAAAGACATTCATCCGCCCCGTCCTCTTACGCATGATTTATTCACAAAATTTATCGTTTCGGCTAATTATGAACTGGTCTCTGTGATCATTTACCAAATTGTAGACGGAGTCTTCTTTTCGAATATCAACTTTAAAAATAAAGCGACAGAAGAAGAATTGATCCTTGATGCAAGAACCTCTGATGCGGTAGCAATGGCGGTACGTTTTGATGCCCCTATTTTTACGACCCAACAGGTCTTGAATGAAGCCGGGATTCTTCTTGAATTAGAAGAAGTGGCTAAGGAAGAACAATCATTTTCCGAAACAGTTTCTACTGAAGATAATCTGAGATCGGTTTCTATGGAAGAACTTCAAAAATTGTTGGATGAAGCGGTAAAAGAAGAAGATTATGATACCGCTTTGGAGATTCAGGAAGAAATCAAGAGGAGAAAAAAGAAAATTGATTAA